The Desulfoscipio gibsoniae DSM 7213 genome contains a region encoding:
- a CDS encoding phage tail family protein, which produces MDSVIITNKNGESIKLGNQAPYFLESIDGVGEVPVALESQKAPKQDGSTFIDNTLDNRAVSIEGTIITKGDPAAVLMARRKMQKVLNPKLGEVTITYHQGNQVKEITGIAESTPIFPSGQGSKGLYYQKFLLHLICHEPFWLDPYFESREMSYLMGGIQFRLMLPTMFSYRGFKRRAINGGDVATPVEIEFKGPAVNPTVSNLTTGEFIKVNRELEEEDVLTVNTAFGHKYVKINGQNAFHYIDLNSVFWQLVPGENALSYTSNNDSIKTRVLVKWKNRYVGL; this is translated from the coding sequence GTGGACAGTGTTATCATCACGAACAAAAACGGCGAAAGCATAAAATTAGGCAATCAAGCCCCTTATTTCCTAGAAAGTATTGATGGTGTTGGCGAAGTACCGGTAGCCCTTGAAAGCCAGAAGGCACCGAAACAGGATGGCTCCACCTTTATTGATAACACATTGGATAACCGGGCCGTTAGCATTGAAGGCACAATTATCACCAAAGGCGATCCTGCTGCGGTGTTGATGGCAAGAAGGAAAATGCAGAAGGTACTAAACCCAAAACTGGGGGAAGTGACGATCACCTACCACCAGGGAAATCAGGTGAAAGAAATTACAGGCATAGCGGAGTCTACACCCATCTTTCCCAGCGGCCAAGGCAGCAAAGGTTTGTATTATCAAAAGTTCCTGCTACATTTAATTTGCCATGAGCCATTTTGGTTAGACCCCTATTTTGAAAGCAGGGAGATGTCTTATCTCATGGGTGGAATTCAATTCAGGCTAATGCTCCCCACCATGTTTTCCTACCGGGGATTCAAGCGTAGAGCCATCAATGGCGGTGATGTGGCAACCCCAGTGGAGATTGAATTCAAAGGGCCAGCGGTGAATCCCACCGTGTCTAACCTAACCACCGGGGAATTTATCAAAGTTAATCGTGAGCTTGAGGAGGAAGATGTGCTCACCGTCAATACCGCCTTCGGGCATAAATACGTGAAGATTAACGGGCAAAATGCCTTCCATTACATTGATCTTAACAGTGTGTTTTGGCAACTGGTACCAGGAGAAAATGCACTAAGCTACACCAGCAACAACGACAGTATCAAGACCAGGGTTCTCGTTAAGTGGAAAAACCGCTATGTGGGCCTTTAG
- a CDS encoding phage tail tape measure protein: MASVGDLSVRIFLDSQGFQEGISKLGTEMRKLQSEFKLASAQLGQHGSELDKLRLKSEHMTKETELQRQRVQTLEEAHRKAVETKGADARVTQELEIRLNQARARLVTMEQNLKDVNNQLTLQSSSWGKLGKELEAAGEKLQAVGKKMEAAGKELSTKVTAPLVGLGALATKASIDLETAFTGVIKTVDATEQELQELKQGFETMAKTVPIATTELYGIGEAAGQLGIKKENILRFSDVMAKLGVTTNMSSDQAATALARLANITQMPQTEFDRLGATIVALGNNLATTEAEIVEMGLRIAGAGSQVGLTEAQILSFAGALSSVGIEAESGGSAISRVMVDMANAVASGGQKLEQFAQVSGMSASQFQQAFEKDAAGAIISFIEGLDKTAKSGGNVFAVLEDLGLSEIRVRDALLRASGAGDLFRESLELGSEAWVENNALNKEAELRFGTTASKIQLFKNQLQLTASAFGDALLPVISKALEGITPLVQRFSELSDGAKTTILVVAGLAAAIGPLLLIGGKLIGVIGSVAGVLSTVSGAIAVATTGAVAATPAIGALATVFTVLTGPVGIAVAAIAGLTVAGVALYKHLSQESIPAIKLFGKEVSEATKEAVGGFLELNDEATVALNQLSWSGQEVTKEMADNIAGNFSQMASQVQAGLAKHHEESLAKIKGFVAGSTSLSQQEQDEILNNMQQGYENRKQTIADGEARIKTILDTATAEKRALTKSEQEEINAIQRQMVDTGIQVLSENEIEAKAIMERMKAQAGEISVKQAAEVVKNSIEQKDKTIKAANEQYDRVIKEIIRQRDEAGTITKDQADRLIKEATRQKDDTVKQAEIMHQRVVEEAKAQAQEHVNQVDWETGQIKTKWQAMKDDIFAKAQAIKENVISTWEEIKTTTSQQWENIRSTMSDRWNDIKTNTSETVAAIKTNVSTTWDEVKTKTYETWDNIKTKTAETWQAIQNKIDEHGGGIKGLINSYTEGYKSVWDSALTTMKEVTSEKFSAMADKVNESLDRVKSAISSAIDRIKEWNATSVKEKVFSIVERITRVISTVTSGGGADDNYSGTSFFPGGLTMVGELGPELVALPRGSRIYSDHETKEILGGDKGITQNIVINSPTPLTPAETARRIKNASRQLALEW; encoded by the coding sequence ATGGCAAGTGTTGGTGATCTTAGTGTCCGGATATTCCTAGATTCCCAAGGCTTCCAAGAAGGAATCAGTAAATTAGGCACTGAAATGCGAAAACTGCAATCGGAGTTTAAACTAGCCAGTGCCCAACTTGGTCAACACGGCAGTGAATTAGATAAACTACGCCTTAAATCCGAACACATGACCAAGGAAACAGAGCTGCAAAGGCAAAGGGTGCAAACCTTGGAGGAAGCCCACCGGAAGGCGGTTGAAACCAAAGGTGCTGATGCCAGGGTCACGCAGGAATTAGAAATCAGATTAAACCAAGCCCGTGCCAGGCTGGTGACCATGGAACAGAATCTAAAAGATGTCAATAACCAATTAACCCTGCAATCCTCTAGCTGGGGCAAACTGGGCAAGGAACTGGAGGCTGCCGGGGAGAAACTGCAGGCTGTCGGTAAAAAGATGGAAGCAGCGGGTAAGGAACTGAGCACCAAGGTTACGGCACCCCTGGTGGGTCTTGGAGCATTAGCGACCAAGGCCTCCATTGATTTAGAAACAGCTTTTACCGGGGTTATCAAGACGGTAGATGCCACCGAACAGGAACTGCAAGAACTTAAACAGGGCTTTGAAACCATGGCTAAAACTGTGCCGATTGCTACTACAGAACTCTACGGCATCGGTGAAGCCGCCGGACAACTAGGCATTAAAAAAGAAAACATTTTAAGATTTTCCGATGTAATGGCCAAGCTGGGCGTAACCACAAACATGAGTAGCGACCAGGCGGCAACTGCGCTGGCCAGGCTCGCCAACATTACCCAAATGCCGCAAACCGAGTTTGACCGTTTGGGTGCCACCATTGTGGCCTTAGGCAATAACCTGGCCACCACCGAGGCCGAAATCGTGGAGATGGGGCTGCGTATCGCCGGTGCCGGGAGTCAGGTCGGCTTAACCGAAGCCCAGATTCTTTCCTTTGCCGGTGCTTTAAGTTCAGTTGGTATTGAGGCTGAATCCGGCGGTTCCGCTATCTCCCGAGTCATGGTAGACATGGCTAATGCCGTAGCTTCCGGAGGTCAAAAGTTAGAACAATTCGCCCAAGTGTCGGGTATGTCAGCTAGTCAATTCCAACAAGCTTTTGAAAAAGATGCAGCCGGGGCGATCATCTCATTTATTGAGGGTTTAGATAAAACAGCAAAAAGCGGCGGCAATGTATTTGCAGTCTTAGAGGATCTGGGCCTATCGGAAATCCGGGTTCGTGACGCATTACTGCGGGCATCCGGTGCAGGTGACCTGTTCAGGGAAAGCTTGGAACTGGGTAGTGAGGCTTGGGTAGAAAACAATGCCCTTAACAAAGAAGCGGAACTGCGCTTTGGCACCACAGCTTCCAAGATACAATTATTCAAAAACCAACTACAATTAACAGCCAGTGCTTTTGGAGATGCCTTGCTGCCGGTGATCTCCAAAGCACTGGAAGGGATTACTCCCCTCGTCCAAAGATTCAGCGAACTAAGCGATGGGGCTAAGACGACTATTCTTGTAGTAGCGGGTTTGGCTGCAGCCATTGGCCCGCTATTACTTATTGGTGGCAAGCTTATCGGAGTTATCGGCTCTGTAGCAGGAGTACTATCTACAGTATCCGGGGCTATTGCTGTGGCCACCACCGGAGCAGTTGCAGCAACACCTGCCATTGGTGCCTTAGCCACAGTATTTACAGTTTTAACCGGGCCGGTGGGGATTGCGGTAGCTGCTATTGCTGGATTAACGGTGGCAGGGGTGGCTTTATATAAACACTTAAGTCAGGAGAGCATCCCTGCTATTAAACTGTTTGGTAAGGAAGTATCTGAAGCAACCAAAGAAGCGGTAGGCGGGTTTTTAGAACTGAATGATGAAGCCACCGTTGCTTTAAACCAGCTGTCTTGGAGTGGCCAAGAAGTTACCAAAGAAATGGCCGACAACATTGCCGGTAACTTCTCACAGATGGCTTCTCAAGTGCAGGCGGGGTTGGCTAAACATCATGAAGAGTCCCTGGCTAAAATTAAGGGTTTTGTTGCCGGTAGCACTTCCCTATCCCAGCAGGAGCAGGATGAAATATTAAACAATATGCAGCAGGGCTATGAAAACAGAAAACAAACCATAGCTGACGGGGAAGCCAGGATAAAAACCATACTGGATACCGCTACGGCAGAGAAAAGGGCGCTTACCAAGTCTGAACAGGAAGAAATTAATGCCATCCAAAGGCAGATGGTGGACACCGGCATTCAAGTCCTCTCCGAGAATGAAATCGAAGCCAAAGCCATTATGGAACGGATGAAAGCCCAGGCCGGGGAGATTAGTGTCAAGCAAGCCGCCGAAGTGGTCAAAAACAGCATTGAGCAAAAGGATAAAACCATCAAAGCGGCTAATGAACAGTACGACCGGGTAATTAAGGAAATTATCCGGCAGCGGGATGAAGCAGGCACCATCACCAAAGATCAGGCGGATCGCTTAATCAAAGAAGCCACCCGGCAAAAGGATGACACGGTTAAACAGGCTGAAATTATGCACCAGCGGGTAGTGGAGGAAGCTAAGGCTCAAGCTCAAGAGCACGTTAATCAGGTGGATTGGGAAACCGGCCAGATAAAAACCAAGTGGCAGGCCATGAAAGACGACATCTTCGCCAAAGCCCAGGCCATTAAAGAAAATGTGATTTCCACCTGGGAAGAAATTAAAACTACCACATCCCAGCAATGGGAAAACATCCGCTCTACCATGAGTGATAGGTGGAATGACATTAAAACCAATACCTCCGAAACCGTGGCTGCTATTAAAACCAATGTCAGCACCACCTGGGATGAGGTTAAAACTAAAACCTATGAAACCTGGGACAACATCAAAACCAAAACCGCTGAAACTTGGCAGGCCATACAAAATAAAATTGATGAGCATGGCGGTGGTATTAAAGGTTTAATTAATAGCTACACCGAGGGTTATAAATCCGTTTGGGACAGCGCATTAACCACCATGAAAGAAGTCACCAGCGAGAAGTTTTCCGCTATGGCTGATAAAGTGAACGAATCATTGGATCGGGTTAAAAGTGCCATCAGTAGTGCCATTGACCGGATTAAGGAATGGAACGCCACCAGTGTTAAGGAGAAGGTATTTAGCATTGTGGAGCGCATCACACGGGTAATCAGCACAGTTACTTCCGGTGGTGGGGCTGATGATAACTACAGCGGCACCAGCTTCTTTCCCGGTGGTTTAACTATGGTGGGTGAATTAGGGCCGGAGCTAGTGGCCTTGCCCAGGGGAAGTAGGATTTATAGCGACCACGAAACAAAGGAGATCCTTGGTGGGGATAAAGGCATTACCCAAAATATCGTGATTAACTCCCCCACACCGCTTACCCCGGCAGAAACCGCTAGGCGGATAAAAAATGCATCCCGGCAGCTGGCTCTTGAGTGGTAG
- the gpG gene encoding phage tail assembly chaperone G, with amino-acid sequence MEIVLKTNGKDKTYTAGFISARMVRTTIAVSQEINFDNIAPEELDKLMDYIVDLFGSQFTRDELYDGLASKDLIPTITRCINEVVGAMGEATAGKNE; translated from the coding sequence TTGGAGATTGTACTTAAAACTAATGGCAAGGACAAAACCTACACCGCTGGCTTTATTAGCGCCCGGATGGTGAGAACAACCATTGCCGTATCACAAGAGATAAATTTCGACAATATTGCCCCCGAGGAACTGGACAAATTAATGGATTACATCGTGGATCTATTCGGCAGTCAATTTACCCGTGATGAACTTTATGACGGCCTGGCTTCCAAGGATTTAATCCCCACCATTACCCGTTGTATCAATGAAGTGGTGGGAGCGATGGGAGAGGCCACAGCAGGAAAAAACGAATAG
- a CDS encoding major tail protein encodes MAQVGLNDLHFAILTADTKDELTYEPTEALVGAINATINPAVNTQELYADDQLWESVSALGKVDVEIETAELPLTIRAKLLGNELKNGVLIEKATDVPPHIALGFKSLKSNGKYRYVWLLKGVAQPMAEDFSTKKDNVEHKTPKVKFTFMARVHDGEWKHTADEDGQGFTGFESWFSRVPGDTSPVVVDKSALIATIGEAEDLLAGATVGTGIGEYPQEAYDTFSDAIDAAQAVVDDENATQAQVDAALATLAVAVSAFEAAIITEEG; translated from the coding sequence ATGGCACAAGTAGGATTAAATGATTTACACTTTGCTATTCTTACCGCAGATACTAAAGATGAGTTAACCTATGAACCCACCGAAGCCTTGGTGGGAGCCATTAACGCCACTATCAACCCGGCGGTGAATACTCAGGAGCTTTACGCTGATGACCAGCTGTGGGAATCGGTATCGGCTTTAGGCAAGGTGGATGTGGAAATAGAAACGGCGGAACTACCCTTAACTATCCGGGCCAAACTTTTAGGCAATGAGTTGAAAAACGGGGTGCTCATTGAAAAGGCTACCGACGTTCCGCCTCATATTGCTTTAGGTTTCAAGAGTCTTAAGTCCAACGGCAAGTACCGCTATGTCTGGCTCTTAAAAGGAGTAGCCCAGCCCATGGCCGAGGACTTCTCCACTAAAAAGGACAACGTAGAACACAAAACCCCTAAAGTGAAGTTTACCTTTATGGCCAGAGTGCATGACGGTGAGTGGAAGCACACAGCAGACGAAGACGGGCAGGGTTTCACTGGATTTGAAAGTTGGTTCAGTAGGGTACCGGGTGATACCAGTCCAGTAGTGGTTGATAAGTCTGCCCTCATTGCCACTATTGGTGAAGCCGAAGATTTATTAGCTGGTGCAACTGTAGGTACTGGCATCGGAGAATACCCCCAGGAAGCCTACGACACCTTCAGCGACGCTATCGATGCCGCTCAAGCCGTGGTGGATGATGAAAACGCTACCCAAGCCCAGGTCGATGCGGCACTGGCCACTTTAGCCGTAGCGGTATCTGCCTTTGAAGCGGCGATAATTACGGAGGAGGGTTAA
- a CDS encoding HK97-gp10 family putative phage morphogenesis protein encodes MARVELEGLEALINAVQRLGSEGKKIENKALKEAGAVMQEAIQNETPVRTGKLKESITVSGVRTQDGVKYVAVGPSKEAYYGKFLELGTVKMRAKPFMAPGYENGKDRATATIKEELRRGLGL; translated from the coding sequence GTGGCTAGGGTAGAGTTAGAGGGCTTGGAAGCCCTCATCAATGCCGTTCAAAGGCTGGGCAGCGAGGGCAAGAAAATAGAAAACAAAGCCTTAAAAGAAGCCGGTGCTGTAATGCAAGAGGCCATCCAAAACGAAACTCCAGTGCGGACTGGCAAGCTAAAAGAAAGCATTACCGTTTCCGGTGTGAGAACCCAGGATGGGGTTAAGTATGTAGCAGTGGGGCCGAGTAAGGAAGCCTATTATGGCAAATTTCTGGAACTGGGAACTGTCAAAATGAGAGCTAAACCCTTCATGGCACCGGGCTATGAAAACGGTAAAGACCGGGCCACAGCAACCATCAAGGAAGAACTGCGAAGGGGGCTGGGCCTATGA
- a CDS encoding phage head closure protein: MQVEIGDLRHRITFQKLTTSVNENGFEVETWEDFKTVWAAVSNLHGREYFAAAAVQAENTVKFTIRYLTGLDTTMRIVFQGKQYNITAIDNIKYQNRYLEIKALEVVSSG; encoded by the coding sequence ATGCAGGTGGAGATTGGGGATTTAAGACACCGGATAACTTTCCAGAAACTTACCACTAGCGTCAATGAGAACGGCTTTGAGGTAGAAACCTGGGAGGATTTCAAGACCGTATGGGCGGCAGTGAGCAACCTGCATGGCCGGGAGTACTTTGCTGCCGCCGCTGTCCAGGCAGAGAATACGGTGAAGTTTACCATTAGGTATTTAACGGGTCTGGATACCACCATGCGGATTGTTTTTCAAGGCAAACAGTACAACATCACCGCTATTGACAACATCAAATATCAAAACCGGTATCTGGAAATCAAAGCACTGGAGGTGGTAAGCAGTGGCTAG
- a CDS encoding head-tail connector protein, which yields MVVTLEEVKLYLRIDGDEEDTLITNFISTAVEICEDILRYPLSEFEEIPAVVRQAVLYCVANLYEKREGTHYYLKNEGGGMAETVNVMKLILANLRRESW from the coding sequence ATGGTGGTAACCCTGGAAGAAGTAAAACTGTATTTAAGGATAGACGGTGATGAGGAAGATACACTCATCACTAATTTTATTTCTACCGCCGTGGAAATTTGCGAGGATATCTTAAGATACCCCTTGTCGGAGTTTGAAGAAATACCGGCGGTAGTCAGGCAAGCGGTTTTGTACTGTGTGGCCAATCTGTATGAAAAAAGGGAAGGAACCCACTATTATCTTAAAAACGAAGGCGGCGGCATGGCTGAAACCGTAAATGTGATGAAACTGATACTGGCAAACCTTCGCCGGGAAAGCTGGTGA